A region of the Chlamydia felis Fe/C-56 genome:
AACTGAAAGCTACAGAAACATAACTTCCAAGAGCACCGCATATCCCCCCAAACAAACAAGAAAGAAGAAAAATGATATGTAATCTATCGGACAATTGACGCGCTGCCAAAGACGGAGCAACGAACATAGAAGATATTAATACAATACCCACAGAACGCACACCGCTTACAATAACAAGAGAAATAAATATAAGAATAATACTTCCAGAAACGCGCGTGCTTAACCCACAAGTAGAAGCATAGTCTTTATCAAAGATTGTCACAACAATTTGACGATACCACCACCATAAAGTCGCTAAAGAGATAAGAAAAACAAATGCTGCGAGTTTAGCTTCTGTATAACCCAGTGTAGCAGCCTGGCCGTATAAATAAGCATTAATGCGATTGTATAATAAAGGACAACAATCCTTCACATAGCTAGCTAAAATAACACCTAGACCAAAAAAAACAACAAGAACAAAACATTGAGAGGCGTCTTTATGGACTCTCAAAATTTTTTCTAAAAAAACTATGATTCCATAGCCTAAAATAGCTGCAAGACAACCAAAAACAATAACTAAAATAATCGAGTCTGTGAAGAAAGAAACTTTATAGCTCAATAAAGCTCCCAAAAGCAGTCCTGGATACGAAGCATGCGAAAGGCTTTCACTTAAAAGAGGCTGTTTGCCCACAAGAAGCAAAGTTCCCCATAAAGCTGTTGTCATGCAAATTAAAGTAACCGCCAGGAAACTTGATAAAAAAATAGAATCAATAAAAACGCAATTGAGCATCTAATACGCTCCTTGTTGCTTTCCTCTAGATAATTTAAGAGTGCGATCTAATAGTTCTAACTCACAACCATAAGCTTGAAAAATATTTTTGCTGGTTAAACACTCATCAACAGGACCGGAACAAATAAGATGTTTATTTAATAAGATAATATGATCAAATAATTGTCGCACATGACTGAGATCATGATGCACCACAACAATAGTGCGCCCTTGTTCCTGCAGTTCTTTTAATACATCCACTACAGTCTGATATGAAGCCATGTCTATGGCTGCAAACAATTCATCCATAAGATAGAGGTCTGCCTTTTGCATAAGAGCCCGAGCTAGAAATGCTCTCTGCTGCTGTCCACCGGAAAGCTTCCCTATTTGTCTATTTGCAAAAGCAGTTAAACCTACCCTGTCTAAAATATTATATGCTTCTTTACGATCGTCAGACGTAATTCTACCCCACATCCCCTTATACCCATAGCATCCCATGAGTACAAGATCTAGAACTGTCATGGGAAAATCCCAATCCACACTAGCCCTTTGAGGCATATAAGCAACACGTTGATGCACTTTTTTAAACTTATTGCCGAAAAACAAAGAGAAACCAGAAGAGGGTCGTATTAATCCTAATGAGGTTTTTAAAAGAGTGCTCTTACCCGCACCATTCGGTCCCAAAACCGCAGTTAACGATCCTTTTCTTAAAGAGAAGGACACATGACATAAAACATCTGAGTGATCGTAGTTCACGCATAAATCGTGCACAGACCAAGCAATTTCATTTTGTCTATTCAAGAGTTCCTCCTAGTTCCTCTGTAATTATACTAACGTTGTGTTTAAACGTATTAAAGTAATCATGTTTAACGTTATCACTATACAAAGGACGGTTCGCTAATCGAATACTGTGCCCCTGCTTTAAACACGAAGCAATTTTTTTCAAAGCATCTTGATTTAAAGTATCTTCAGGAAACATGACAGAAACATTATGCTCATGGATATAGTCTACAACAAGCATGATATCGCGAATGCTAATTTGAGCCTCAGGAGCTATGCCTTCAGGAGAAATACATCGTCTACTCCAAGTATTTGCCTTCACCTCTTCTGGTGTCGCTAAATAACGTCTTGTAAAATAACTAAAAGCATTATGACCGGAAACCAAATACCTAGATTCTTCGGGTATTGTATTTATACACCTTTTAGCCCAACTATCTAACATGAGCATTTCTTCTACTAGTTCTTTGGAATTAGCAGAAAACTCTTTCTCATACTCTGGGAACTCACTAATTAAAGCTGAGGTTATCTCTTTCACCCCCTCGGCCCAGATGCTCATGTCTGTCCAAATGTGTGGGTCACAACAACCATCTTCCTCCAAAGGAGAAAATACTCCATGCTTTATTAATCGCTCCCCTATATTTATAGTCTTCGGGTTTCCTTCCAAATGCTTGCGCAAGCTTGCGGTATGCTCCAAACCAAGACCATTGCAAAAAATAAGTTTACTCATAGCCATTTTATCCTCATCCCCTTTGACCATCTCATATGCATGAGGATCTATAGATCCTTCGATGAGAACTAATGGAAAAATCCTATCTCCCACAATTCTAACTACACAATCATGTATCATTCGATTCATAGATAATACATAAACCCTATCATCGCTATTGTGCATCTTAGAAGAAGAGCATCCAGAAACAATAAAAATTAAAGCCAAGCAAATTGAAAGTTTTACTCTTTTGAACAGATGTGCCAACAACATATGCCTCCGTTGGAGAGATTAGTTTTGAGAAATTAATAAAAGTCGGAACAACGAAAGGCATAAGGTATATAAAAGAGAGAAAAAAATCTCGTTATTTATTTAGAAAACCTTGTGGAAGGATAATAAACATCGAACAAAGAAAAGAAATCGGAAAAAGGAGTCTTTACTTCTTGTCATGTTTTTATAAAAAAAACAAAAACAAGTTTCATGACAATGAAATGGCTTTTAATTATAAAGAAACAAATGTTACAGAAAAAGTCTTCTTGTCCTTATGATTGTTTCTTTTAAAGTTATTTATGAAACAAAACGATCTTTTCCTGGAAAATAACATTGCGAAAAAAAGCAAAATCCAACATAAATTACGTCTCTAAATAAACAGAACTTTAATTTTATTTTTCTAAACGTTAAATCGAAAGTATGCCAAATTCTTTCTTATAAAATTTGTAAAGTAAACATCGATTAATTTTTACGAAGATTTAGCAAGTTATAAAGGTGGTTTCATGGCCGTAGAGCAGTCGAATATAAATGAAGAAATAGAAAAACTGATCTTAAAAGCTATTAGAAAAGTCTGCGGGAATAAAGAAAACGATTTATGTCGCTATCTTCCAGGACCGAGTGGTGGCTATATGCACCATTTTACATTAAAAAAGATGAAAAGCGCTGCTCCCGAACAATTTCTAAAAATGTTAAAGACATTTATCTTGGAATCTGATTCACCACGAGCCATTAATCCAAAACCTCGAGCACCTAGAGGGTCTAAAAAACGAAGGGACTTTATTAACTTCACGAAAACTGATATAGAACGCGTTCTAGAATTAGCCAGACAAGTGGGAGATAAAGATCTTTTGGCACGTTTTAGCCCTAAAAAGCCCCTTCCCTCTTTAAAAAGAGAGCTTATTCGATCTATCCGCAACGGCATAGTTAGCGTTGAGCTGTGGAATGCCTATGTAGAGGCTGTAAAAACTAATTCTTCAAATATAGATTCTCCTCAATCTTTCGTTTAAAAAAAAAGCTTTATGATCGGCTAAGTAAAACAAATATTTTAGCCGATTTACCTCAATCTCTCGAGAACGTAGCAGAGACTCTGAGCCTCTCCCCTCCTTTTTTCTTGTCAACAGAGAAAAAAGTTGGTATGCTAGAAAGCTAAAAAAACTCAATTTTAATCATTTTAAATACCAAATTATTAATAACTTATAAACTAAGCTATTTCAGAGGGCAAATATGACACAAACAGCGGAAAAACCTTTTGGAAAATTGCGCTCCTTTCTTTGGCCAATACACATGCATGAGCTAAAAAAAGTGCTGCCGATGTTCCTAATGTTCTTCTGTATTTCGTTCAACTATACCGTGTTGCGAGATACAAAAGACACTCTAATTGTAACGGCTCCCGGCTCTGGTGCAGAAGCTATACCCTTCATCAAATTATGGCTCGTCGTTCCTTGCGCTGTTGTCTTCATGCTTATCTATGCCAAGCTGAGCAACATTTTAAATAAGCAATCCCTCTTCTATGCAATTACTATCCCATTTCTCGTATTCTTTGCTTTATTCCCAACAGTAATCTATCCATTCCGACACGTATTACACCCAACGGATTTTGCGGATAGATTACAATCTATCCTTCCCCAAGGATTAATGGGTTGTGTGGCTATGCTTAGAAACTGGACATTTGCCATGTTCTACGTTCTTTCTGAGCTATGGGGAAGCGTGATGCTTTCTTTAATGTTTTGGGGTTTTGCTAATGAAATTACCAAAATTAGCGAAGCTAAACGTTTCTATGCCTTATTCGGCGTTGGAGCTAATGTTGCTTTATTAGCTTCTGGTCGTTCTATTATTTGGGCGTCTAAGCTACGTGCTAGCGCTTCAGGAAATACGGATCCTTGGGGTCTTTCTCTATATCTCTTAATGAGCATGACTATTGTTGCCGGCTGCGTTATTATTCTATGCTACTGGTGGATGAATAAATATGTTCTTACTGATGCTAGATTCTATGATCCTAGAGAACTACAAAAATCCAAGAAATCCAAACCTAAAATGAGCATGAAGGAAAGTTTTGTTTATCTTGCAAAATCTCCTTACATGTTACTACTAGCTCTCCTTGTTATTAGCTACGGGGTTTGCATTAACCTTGTAGAAGTTACTTGGAAAAGTCAGTTAAAAATGCAATACCCAAATGCTAATGACTATAGCCAGTTTATGGGTAACTTCTCATTCTGGACTGGAGTTGTTTCTGTTTTCGTCATGCTGTTCATCGGCGGTAACGTTATCCGTAAATTCGGCTGGTTAACAGGAGCTCTTGTTACTCCGGTTATGGTGTTGTTAACAGGAACGCTTTTCTTCACTTTAGTTATCTTTAGAGATCAAGCTTCTGGAATCGTAGCAATGTTTGGAACCACACCATTAATGCTTGCTGTTGTTGTTGGTGCAATCCAAAACATTTTATCTAAATCCACAAAGTACGCTCTCTTTGATGCAACCAAAGAAATGGCCTATATTCCATTGGATCAAGAACAAAAAGTTAAAGGAAAGGCTGCTATTGACGTTGTTGCCGCTCGCTTCGGAAAATCTGGAGGTTCTTTAATTCAACAAGGTCTTTTAGTAGTTTGTGGAAGTATTGGAGCAATGACTCCTTATCTAGCAGTAATACTCTTTGGTATTATTTCTATATGGTTAGTCTCTGCGAAAAAACTTAATAAACTATTCTTAATTCAATCTGCAATCAAAGAACAAGAACTTTCAGGAGAAGCTATTGCTTCTGAGCCTGTAAGCTCCTCCTCAATTCAGGGAACACCTGCTGTTGAGAACGCTTCTTCGTAACATTGAATTAGGGATCTTATAGTAGAAATCCTCACTTGGAAACAGGTGAGGATTTTTTTTTGCCTTTAAAAATTCAATGCTACACGCCACATCCAGGAGAATTCATTTCCTTATTTAAGTAGGTATCAACATTCATTAGTTTCTTATGAAATTTTGTTTGATGATTAAAGTAGAAACAAATAGTCCTACAAGCATTAGTAAATCTTTGATTCATCAACTTTTTATACTGAGTCACATTCTTAAGTTCAGAATAGGTTGATAAAGCTATGCTGGGTTCGTAATTAAGGCTAGATTCGTTAATAAAATCTCCTAGAAAACGTCTCGCTAGTTTCTTCATACCTCCTCCCCCCAAGAAAGATTCATCTATCCAGGATAAAAATAGCCAAGAAGAAATTGAGACTGATCGAATAAGTTGTAATTGATCCCAAGAAAATCCATGCAAACATATACGCAAAAGAAGGTTCCTTAACTCCTCTTCTGTAAACTCTACACGTAGGTTTCCAGAAATAACTTGCTCCTTATCTTTAGTATACCTGCTATAGTCTCCCTGAGAGCTAATGATCAATCTATCAACTATGACAGAGACATCCTGGTGATCCCAAGTATTATTCCTGGCGTGAGTCATCAAGCAGGAATAATCTTTTTCATTTAATTCCTGAACTACTCCATACATATGAAGATTGAAAATCGTTGATGATTTCTTCCCATCTAAGGACTGATATATGAAACCTATGTCAGAAAACCAGTAGTCTCCTAAATATCTCCTATCCTGTTTCTCGTTTTTCTCGTAACTTTTACTTAAAACATCATTGCTGCCTAGCTCTATAAAATGTTTCATCCAATATAGAGGACTGTTGTCTATTAATAATTTATCTAAATCAGGGAGCTCCTGAAGGTTGGTCTCTATATCAAAGTTATCAATACCAAAAGCCTCTAGATTATTCCTTAGTTGTGGAGATAACTTGTGTAAATTTTTCTTGATCAATGAGTTTTGGCTCTTTCCGAAATTATCCATAAAACACACCAACTCTCTTAGCTTTATAATACTTAGGTCCTGATTACTTACAAGATCATAAAAAACTCTGGGGAAGTTTGCTTTTATAACTCGGCGAAAACCCAAAGGAATTCGAAGATTTTTTGGTTGCGAATACTTAATTATAATTTGAGCGGTAACAAAAGATAGAATACACCACCCTAAGCTAGCAAGAATTAGTGAGACAGTTAAATTTATAGATGATGGTAAAACTGATAAACAAATAAGACCTGAAATAATAAATAAAATACTCACAACAATTAATACGATTAATTGGTATGTTTTCGGTCTCTTTGAGTGCATGTATCGACAAACTGCTTCTTGCTTCGGAAGAGCTTGAGAAGAAAAAAGATCTGAAGCTTTCATAATTTATACTAAATAAAATAAGAACCTAAATATTAAATTTTAACTATAGAGTTTCTATATTCGCTAAAATAAATGTATAAAATATGCAAATTGCAAACACAAGAATTATTCTAATTTTATTTTCTCAAATAAATTAAACTCATCTTCTTATATTCTAGTAGTATTGACAACTAACTATTCTCAGTCTAACATGGCTCTCTGTGAAATTGACAAAACATCTGCCGTATTTTGAAAGAGTATAAATTAGAAAATATTCGAAACTTTTCTATAATTGCGCATATTGATCACGGAAAATCCACAATTGCTGATCGCCTACTTGAAAGTACGAGTACCGTTGAGCAAAGAGAGATGCGTGAGCAGCTTCTTGATTCTATGGACCTTGAAAGGGAGCGTGGTATCACCATCAAAGCACATCCCGTGACTATGTATTATAACTACAACGGTGAAGTCTATCAGCTTAACCTCATAGATACGCCGGGCCACGTGGATTTTTCTTATGAAGTATCGCGATCTTTAGCAGCTTGTGAGGGAGCTCTTCTTATTGTTGACGCAGCTCAAGGTGTGCAAGCTCAGAGTCTAGCTAATGTGTATCTAGCCTTAGAACGAGATCTAGAAATCATCCCCATTTTAAATAAGATTGATCTACCTGCTGCCAACCCTGAAAAAATCCGAAAACAAATAGAAGATTACATAGGTCTGGATACAACTCATGCAATTGCTTGCTCAGCAAAAACTGGTGAGGGAATTTCAGAAATTCTTGAGGCAATCATTAACCTGATTCCTCCGCCAACTCCCCCTCAAGAAACTGAATTAAAAGCTTTAATTTTTGATTCCCATTATGATCCTTATGTAGGAATTATGGTGTATGTTCGTGTGATCAGCGGAGAAATTAAAAAGGGTGATCGCATTACTTTTATGGCAACAAAAGGATCCGCTTTTGAAGTATTGGGTGTTGGAGCTTTTCTTCCTGAAGCCACTTTAATTGAAGGGTCTTTACGAGCCGGTCAGGTGGGTTACTTCATAGCCAATCTTAAAAAAGTTAAAGATGTAAAAATTGGTGATACTGTAACTACTGTAAAACATCCGGCTAAAGTACCTTTAGATGGGTTTAAGGAAATTAATCCTGTAGTTTTCGCTGGTATCTACCCTATCGACTCCTCAGATTTTGATACTTTAAAAGATGCTTTAAGTCGTTTGCAACTAAACGACTCAGCTCTAACAATCGAGCAAGAAAGCAGCCATTCTTTAGGCTTTGGCTTCCGTTGTGGCTTTTTAGGATTGCTACATTTAGAGATTGTCTTTGAAAGAATCATCAGAGAATTTGATCTTGATATTATTGCCACAGCGCCCAGTGTGATTTATAAAGTCGTCTTAAAAAATGGAAAAACACTGCTCATAGACAATCCAACGGCCTATCCTGATCCTTCGATTATCGAGCATATGGAAGAACCTTGGGTACATGTAAATATCATCACTCCTCAGGAGTACTTAAGCAGTATTATGAACCTATGCTTGGATAAGCGTGGTGTATGCTTAAAAACCGAGATGCTCGATCAACATAGGCTAGTTCTTTCTTATGATCTTCCTTTAAACGAAATTGTTTCTGATTTTAATGACAAGTTAAAATCAGTAACCAAGGGTTACGGATCTTTTGATTATCGTTTAGGAGATTATCGCAAGGGAGCTATCATAAAGCTTGAAATTCTAATCAATGACGAGCCAGTCGATGCTTTTTCTTGTCTCGTACATAGGGATAAGGCAGAGGCTCGCGGAAGAAGTATCTGCGAAAAGTTAGTTGATGTCATTCCTCAACAACTATTTAAAATTCCCATCCAAGCTGCTATTAATAAAAAAGTGATTGCTCGGGAAACAATTCGCGCTCTTTCAAAGAATGTCACAGCAAAGTGTTATGGTGGGGACATCACTAGAAAACGCAAGCTTTGGGAAAAACAAAAAAAGGGTAAAAAGCGTATGAAAGAATTTGGGAAAGTCTCTATCCCAAATACAGCTTTTATTGAAGTTCTAAAAATAGATTAACCCTACTCCAATAAATTAGAGCGCTTTTCTATAAAGGGAGCCCGGTTCCCTAGCAAATCTCTACTTCTTTTTATTACTCCAACAATCAAGACCCTTGAGGGAAGGCCGGGGAGAAAAAAAGGATATCGAAATACCCCCAAAGAAATACCTACCATGTCTATGTCAAATCGTCGCGCTTTATAAAAATCATTCTACTAGCGTTGTAGTTTTAGTCCCTATCCAATCCGTATGGTAGAACTCCCCTCGAGGTCTATCCTTACGTTCATAAGTATGCGCTCCAAAATAATCTCTCAGTCCTTGTGCCAGAGCTATTGAGGAGTCTTTGGTTCGATAACCATCATAGAATGTCAAGGCAGCTGCTAAACAAGGAACAGGGTATCCCGAACCAACTGCGTACGCGACTGTTCTGCGCCATCCCGATTCAGAATTTTGCAACGCGGATTTGAAATAGGTCTGTAAAATTAGCGAAGGAGATTCTGGTTCTTTTTCAAATCCTTTATGAATAGCATCCAAAAAGACACTTTGGATTATACATCCCCCTCTCCATAATAAAGCGAGTTCTCCAAAATTAAGATCCCATTGATGCTCTTCAGAAGCCTGTTTTAATAGCATAAATCCTTGAGCATAACTAACAATCTTCGAAGCGTATAATGCCCGGAATACATCTTCAATAAAAAGATGAGGATCTCTAGGTTTTTCAAAAACTATAGGAATTCCGGGAAGTTCTCGAGCTGCTTGCTCACGAATAGTTTTCCATGAGGAAAGAAATCTAGCCAATACGGATTCAATGATTAGGGAAAGAGGAACACCAGAATCAATAGCATCCAAGGCTGTCCAGCGACCTGTTCCTTTTTGTCCCGCAACATCTAAAATTGTGTCAATCACGGGGAAACCATCAGAATCTTTTAGAGAAAGAACTTCTACAGCAATTCTCATTAGGTAACTTTCTAACTCACGAGAATTCCACTCAGAAAAAATCGATGATACAGCCTCGGGAGATATATCTAGGCGCGTTCTTAACAATCCATAAGCTTCGCAGATTAGCTGTATGTCTCCGTACTCAATGCCATTATGTACGGTTTTCACATAATGACCCGCGCCCCCTGGACCAACCCAACTACAACAAGGATTCCCATTAACCTTTGCGGCGATTCCTTGAAAGATGGAAGCTATGTGTGGCCAAGCATCGCTATTACCTCCAGGCATAATAGAAGGTCCATATCGAGCCCCCTCTTCACCTCCAGAAATTCCCATACCTATGAACAGTATACCCTTGCCCTTAAGGTCTTGGCACCGTCTCTCAGAATCCCTATAATAACTGTTTCCTCCGTCAATAATAATATCACCAGCTTCAAGATAAGGTAATAATGACTCGATACTCTGATCTACAGGAGCCCCTGCCTTGATCATAAGCATAACTTTTCTGGGACGTTTTAAGGAGCGAACAAAAGCTTCTAAATTTTCGTGTCCCTGAAGACTTATGTTGTGAGAATGATCCTGAAGAAATTCTCGAGTTTTCTCGGGGCTCCGATTGTAGACAGAAACAGAAAAACCATGATCTATCATATTTAATACAAGGTTCTTCCCCATCACAGCTAAACCAATTAGTCCGATATCTGCTTGCTCTGCCACCGATCCTCCTCAACACTTAAATTAGACGCAAAACTAACTTTTTCTTTTTTCCTTGTGCTAGTAAAACATATTGATCGAAACAAATCTGAGCTTCTTCAAAAACACTCTGCTCATCAGCTACGGGATCACTATTTACATAAAGCCCCTTTTGCTTGACCAATCTTCTAGCTTCTCCTTTAGAACCACAAACTCCAACATCAACAAAGAGATCTACCCATCGCTTACCGATAGTTTGAGATCTTTCTAAAGATACTCCCTGTCCCATAGAAATAAGGTCTTGGAAATCTTTCTCAGAAATAAAAGATACTCTTCCGGGATGCATACTTTGAGTAACAGCCAGAGCTTCTTGCAGCCCCCCTTCTCCATGTATAGAGGCTACTATAGTCTCGGCAACAAACCTTTTCACAGCTATCGGATCCAAGAGAAACTTCTGATCTAAATCAAAGATTTCCTCATTACTCAATAAAGTTAGCATGCGCGCTATTTTAGGAGTCTCTTGATCTGGCAATCTTAAAAAGTACTGATACAACTCATAAGGAGAGGTTAGATTAGGATCTAACCAAATAGTTCCCGTCTCCGTTTTGCCAATCTTTTTCCCCTGGCTATTTGTCAATAACGGATAGGTCAAACCATAGGCCTGTCCTAATCCCCGACGACGAATGTAATCAATTCCTGAGGTAATATTCCCCCACTGATCACTTCCTCCACATTGCAGACTTACCCCATGCTTTTCAAATAGGTGGGCAAAATCATATGACTGAAGGAGGATGTAGCTAAATTCCGTATAACTGATTCCTTCTTCGGATTGAATACGCTGTTTAATCGTATCCTTACTTAGCATGGTTCCCAGTCGAAAATGCTTTCCTACATCTCGAAGAAAATCAATCACCGTTGTGTCTTTAAACCAATCTAAGTTATTAACTATTTGCACTTCGGGCAAGTAATGAGAAAGACATTCTGAGAGCTTCTGGCTATTATAAGCTACCTGATTCCTTTCAAGTAAACTACGCTCCACGCTTTTCCCCGAAGGATCTCCTATCATTCCTGTGGCAGAGCCTACTAGGGCCATGGGAGTCACGCCAAATGTGGCCATCCTACGCAAAAAACATATACCTAGCCAGTGTCCGATATGGAGAGAGGGTGCTGTAGGATCAAAACCAATGTAAGCAGAAACAGGAGAGATCACATTGTCCAGTCCCGAGGAAAAATCCTCCAGGATTCCCCTATCTTTCAAATATTTTATGAAATCCCGCATTGCAATAACAAAAAATCTTAATAATTGAAGTACTATCTTAACCACCAGTCTTCTTATATGCAAGATTCCCTTCTCAGCTTTGGAGACCGGCACTGAAAACAATAGAAGTTAATTCAATTTTGATTT
Encoded here:
- the tyrS gene encoding tyrosine--tRNA ligase yields the protein MRDFIKYLKDRGILEDFSSGLDNVISPVSAYIGFDPTAPSLHIGHWLGICFLRRMATFGVTPMALVGSATGMIGDPSGKSVERSLLERNQVAYNSQKLSECLSHYLPEVQIVNNLDWFKDTTVIDFLRDVGKHFRLGTMLSKDTIKQRIQSEEGISYTEFSYILLQSYDFAHLFEKHGVSLQCGGSDQWGNITSGIDYIRRRGLGQAYGLTYPLLTNSQGKKIGKTETGTIWLDPNLTSPYELYQYFLRLPDQETPKIARMLTLLSNEEIFDLDQKFLLDPIAVKRFVAETIVASIHGEGGLQEALAVTQSMHPGRVSFISEKDFQDLISMGQGVSLERSQTIGKRWVDLFVDVGVCGSKGEARRLVKQKGLYVNSDPVADEQSVFEEAQICFDQYVLLAQGKKKKLVLRLI